In the Loxodonta africana isolate mLoxAfr1 chromosome 1, mLoxAfr1.hap2, whole genome shotgun sequence genome, one interval contains:
- the CIMIP3 gene encoding putative uncharacterized protein CIMIP3 codes for MDTLTPANKLKDSQKTSVPSHGPKTSSGKKVKTPRPLLSRTWKQDREQSLAAAYVPVVVDPRGQNPDRLRFNFYTSQYSNSLNPFYTVQKPTCGYLYRRDTDHTRKHFDVPSANVVLWRS; via the coding sequence gaCTCACAGAAAACCTCAGTACCCAGTCATGGGCCAAAGACATCATCAGGCAAAAAGGTGAAGACCCCACGCCCACTGCTGTCCCGGACGTGGAAGCAGGACCGAGAACAGTCTCTGGCAGCAGCGTATGTGCCGGTGGTAGTGGACCCCAGGGGCCAGAACCCAGACAGGCTTAGGTTCAATTTCTACACCTCCCAGTACTCCAACTCTCTGAACCCTTTCTACACCGTGCAGAAGCCTACCTGTGGCTACCTGTACCGCCGGGACACTGACCACACACGCAAGCACTTTGATGTGCCTTCCGCCAATGTGGTCTTGTGGCGCAGCTGA